Proteins from one Phycisphaeraceae bacterium genomic window:
- a CDS encoding NADH-quinone oxidoreductase subunit I yields the protein MAIRDEDIIDVTPTRLNRTESLFVVNVFKGLGTTLKHALKNVGRDGSNKDTLWVLQYPEQKRDDRPVEEGGQYRPYFRGVHRLNKDEDGRVRCVACFMCATACPANCIHIVADESPWPDREKYPKQFDIDELRCIYCGMCEEACPCDAIELTPHYEVTGLSRQELIFDKAKLLQVYDETVGEKPM from the coding sequence ATGGCCATCCGCGACGAGGACATCATCGATGTGACCCCGACCAGGCTCAACCGCACGGAGAGCCTCTTCGTGGTGAATGTCTTCAAGGGCCTCGGCACCACGCTGAAGCATGCGCTCAAGAATGTCGGCCGCGACGGCTCGAACAAGGACACCCTCTGGGTGCTCCAGTATCCCGAGCAGAAGCGCGACGATCGGCCGGTCGAGGAAGGCGGCCAGTACCGCCCCTACTTCCGCGGCGTGCATCGCCTCAACAAGGATGAAGATGGCCGCGTGCGCTGCGTGGCGTGCTTCATGTGCGCGACCGCCTGCCCGGCCAACTGCATTCACATCGTGGCCGATGAGAGCCCCTGGCCCGATCGCGAGAAGTACCCGAAGCAGTTCGACATCGACGAGCTGCGCTGCATCTACTGCGGCATGTGCGAGGAGGCCTGCCCCTGCGATGCGATCGAACTCACGCCGCACTACGAAGTGACGGGGCTCTCTCGCCAGGAGCTCATCTTCGACAAGGCGAAGCTGCTCCAGGTCTATGACGAGACCGTCGGCGAGAAGCCGATGTGA
- a CDS encoding AtpZ/AtpI family protein, producing the protein MTSKADRRANAAEMRLGYRLMGIAFQSTAEVAAGLGIGWLVDKLRGGGNTGMMIGGILGVVVAMGTLIRQGIKTMKELDEIEKRRRRGE; encoded by the coding sequence GTGACCTCGAAGGCGGATCGCAGGGCCAACGCAGCGGAAATGCGACTGGGCTACCGGCTCATGGGCATCGCCTTCCAGAGCACCGCCGAAGTCGCCGCCGGGCTTGGCATCGGCTGGCTGGTGGACAAGCTTCGGGGGGGTGGCAACACCGGCATGATGATCGGTGGCATTCTCGGCGTGGTCGTGGCTATGGGAACACTCATTCGGCAGGGGATCAAGACCATGAAGGAACTCGACGAGATCGAGAAGAGGAGGCGCCGCGGTGAGTGA
- a CDS encoding alkyl hydroperoxide reductase — MRSARPWLIAAGLYNLTWGAFVVLSPQSFFTWTGMEPLNHPSIWQCLGMIVGVYGIGYLIAASDHRRHWPIVLVGLLGKVFGPIGFVMTWWRGEIPLAFGATILTNDLIWWVPFTLMLFDARRAARATPHA; from the coding sequence ATGCGAAGCGCACGCCCGTGGCTGATCGCCGCCGGGCTCTACAACCTCACATGGGGCGCCTTCGTCGTGCTCTCGCCCCAGTCTTTCTTCACATGGACGGGCATGGAGCCCCTCAATCATCCCTCGATCTGGCAGTGTCTCGGCATGATCGTGGGCGTCTACGGCATCGGCTATCTCATCGCAGCATCGGATCATCGGCGCCACTGGCCGATTGTCCTCGTCGGCCTGCTCGGCAAGGTCTTCGGGCCCATCGGATTCGTCATGACCTGGTGGCGCGGCGAGATTCCGCTCGCCTTCGGAGCGACAATTCTCACCAACGACCTGATCTGGTGGGTCCCATTCACGCTCATGCTGTTTGATGCGCGCCGCGCCGCGAGGGCCACGCCCCATGCATGA
- a CDS encoding NAD(P)-binding protein, with protein sequence MYPLSPGAGGPIAVIGAGLSGAAAAEALVRFGFAVTLLDLGRSAGGRLASRRLATPDGTEWRFDHGAPFFTAMTDEFRLIVGDWSSAGIVAPWLGRFMFLDEIGLAFERAITRWVGVPSMSALPRRLIESAGDRIAVRNSFRAERLELTCDGRFDPSRRSGAVISRESARPLWRIHGTNSRGAAEALGPFSGVILAMPAPQASRVIAASRDHSSVEMLQPLSGELGRLSCRSAWVTMLAFESRVPIDADVISVRTPGVIARAVRESGKPGRRDSGDGSVATEPDRWVVTSTDEWAATRLDEPRERIAVELERAFRQLVRSLARSNGAPAPDAPRTMLAEAHRWSLAMPRRTPAPRRELEDETNDPRAAMTPTLPTAHDGRVIACGDWSAGEGVEAAFLAGRAAARRLSAHLEASYFEEPFVPGVFERRE encoded by the coding sequence ATGTATCCCCTCTCACCAGGAGCAGGAGGACCAATCGCCGTCATCGGCGCCGGCCTTTCTGGTGCCGCAGCCGCTGAGGCGCTCGTGCGCTTCGGCTTCGCGGTCACATTGCTCGACCTTGGTCGCAGCGCCGGGGGGAGACTCGCCTCGCGACGCCTTGCCACCCCCGACGGCACCGAGTGGCGCTTCGACCACGGCGCGCCGTTCTTCACGGCCATGACCGATGAGTTCAGGTTGATCGTCGGCGACTGGAGCAGCGCCGGTATCGTCGCGCCGTGGCTCGGGCGTTTCATGTTCCTCGACGAGATCGGCCTCGCCTTCGAGCGCGCCATCACGCGATGGGTCGGCGTGCCCTCGATGAGCGCACTCCCGCGACGGCTCATTGAATCTGCGGGCGACCGGATCGCCGTTCGGAACTCCTTCCGCGCGGAGCGATTGGAGTTGACCTGCGACGGGCGCTTCGACCCCTCGCGGCGCTCGGGCGCGGTGATCTCGCGTGAGTCGGCACGCCCGCTGTGGCGCATTCACGGCACCAACTCGCGCGGCGCGGCGGAGGCGCTCGGTCCATTTTCAGGCGTGATTCTCGCGATGCCCGCTCCGCAGGCGTCAAGAGTCATTGCCGCATCGCGCGACCACTCATCCGTCGAGATGTTGCAGCCGCTGTCAGGAGAGCTTGGTCGGCTCTCATGCCGATCCGCATGGGTGACGATGCTCGCCTTTGAGTCGCGTGTGCCGATCGACGCCGATGTCATCTCGGTGCGAACGCCCGGGGTGATCGCCCGCGCGGTCAGGGAGAGCGGAAAGCCGGGCCGACGCGACTCTGGTGATGGCAGCGTTGCGACGGAGCCTGACCGTTGGGTCGTCACTTCGACCGATGAGTGGGCCGCCACTCGGCTCGATGAACCGCGCGAACGCATCGCAGTCGAACTCGAACGCGCCTTCCGCCAGCTCGTTCGAAGCCTTGCTCGCTCGAACGGTGCGCCGGCGCCAGATGCGCCGCGGACCATGCTCGCTGAAGCGCACCGCTGGAGTCTGGCCATGCCGCGGCGAACGCCCGCTCCTCGTCGAGAGCTTGAAGACGAGACGAACGACCCCCGCGCGGCGATGACACCGACCCTTCCCACCGCGCACGATGGCCGCGTGATCGCCTGCGGAGACTGGAGCGCCGGCGAGGGAGTCGAGGCAGCGTTCCTCGCTGGCCGCGCCGCCGCCCGGCGGCTGTCGGCCCACCTCGAGGCAAGCTACTTCGAAGAACCTTTCGTGCCAGGCGTCTTCGAGCGCCGAGAGTGA